The following coding sequences are from one Phyllostomus discolor isolate MPI-MPIP mPhyDis1 chromosome 11, mPhyDis1.pri.v3, whole genome shotgun sequence window:
- the TCIM gene encoding transcriptional and immune response regulator: protein MKAKPSHQATSMSTSLRVSPSIHGYHFDTASRKKAVGNIFENIDQESLQRLFRNSGDKKAEERAKIILAIDQDLEEKTRALMALKKRTKDKLLQFLKLRKYSIKVH, encoded by the coding sequence ATGAAAGCAAAGCCAAGCCATCAAGCCACCAGCATGTCCACCTCTCTGCGGGTCAGCCCGTCCATCCACGGCTACCACTTTGACACAGCCTCGCGTAAGAAAGCCGTGGGCAACATCTTTGAAAACATCGACCAGGAATCCCTGCAGAGGCTCTTCAGAAACTCTGGGGACAAGAAAGCCGAGGAGAGAGCCAAGATCATTCTTGCCATAGATCAAGACTTGGAGGAGAAAACACGAGCCCTGATGGCCCTGAAGAAGAGGACGAAAGACAAGCTTCTCCAGTTTCTGAAGCTGCGGAAATATTCCATCAAAGTTCACTGA